A single Tachypleus tridentatus isolate NWPU-2018 chromosome 9, ASM421037v1, whole genome shotgun sequence DNA region contains:
- the LOC143225432 gene encoding protein O-mannosyl-transferase Tmtc3-like: MVNLEGNELQRIVDGGKQNELIYFNLGMLAIENKDARGAEQWLTKALQVRPNLGSALFNLALLLSEESRPLEAFVYLKRLLKNQPDHVKGLILMGDIYINHFRDLESAEKCYIKILQYDSGNIQGLHNLCVVYYQRQQLVEAEACFQKALAQSPNTDYIRQHLEVTRRQLQQVATQVKENDPLDNMNVPRDPAVLQQISSSPTVR; encoded by the exons ATGGTGAATTTAGAGGGAAACGA GTTGCAAAGAATTGTGGATGGTGGAAAACAAAACGAACTGATTTACTTCAATTTAGGAATGCTGGCTATAGAGAACAAGGATGCGCGTGGAGCAGAACAATGGTTAACCAAAGCTCTACAG GTTCGTCCAAACCTGGGAAGTGCTTTGTTCAACTTGGCGCTGCTTCTGTCAGAAGAAAGCAGACCATTGGAGGCCTTCGTATATCTTAAAAGGCTATTAAAG AATCAACCAGATCACGTGAAGGGACTGATTCTTATGGGTGACATCTACATCAACCACTTTCGAGACCTCGAATCTGCAGAGAAG TGCTACATTAAAATTCTCCAGTATGATTCTGGCAATATTCAAGGTTTACACAATCTCTGTGTGGTTTACTATCAACGTCAACAACTGGTGGAGGCCGAGGCCTGCTTTCAAAAGGCCCTCGCACAAAGTCCAAACACAGATTATATCCGTCAACACCTAGAGGTAACCAGACGTCAGCTTCAGCAGGTGGCAACACAAGTTAAAGAAAATGATCCTTTAGACAACATGAACGTTCCTCGCGACCCAGCTGTCCTTCAACAAATTTCTTCGTCTCCAACGGTCAGGTGA